The following are from one region of the Paracoccus sp. S3-43 genome:
- a CDS encoding L,D-transpeptidase family protein, with protein MKTIRFPRRAVLLGGFAAFLSGCASKFRSYGGPEVTRVRLYKGQRLLVLDGADRVLQTYPVGLGFAPEGHKQFEGDGRTPEGTYIVDKRNPESTYHLSVGISYPNEADIAFAEAQGRSPGGDIFIHGGPRPGIDPTDVRDWTAGCIAVTDRQIEDIYAMVKDGTPIHIFA; from the coding sequence GTGAAAACCATCCGATTTCCCCGCCGCGCCGTCCTGTTGGGCGGGTTCGCAGCGTTTTTGTCCGGCTGTGCCAGCAAGTTCCGCAGCTATGGCGGACCCGAGGTGACCCGTGTTCGGCTTTATAAGGGGCAGCGCTTGCTTGTTCTCGACGGAGCCGATCGCGTATTGCAAACCTATCCGGTCGGGCTGGGTTTCGCTCCTGAGGGTCACAAGCAATTCGAGGGAGACGGCCGGACCCCGGAGGGCACCTACATAGTCGATAAGCGCAACCCTGAAAGCACTTATCATCTTTCGGTTGGCATCTCTTATCCGAATGAGGCCGACATCGCTTTTGCCGAGGCGCAGGGCCGATCCCCCGGGGGCGACATCTTCATCCATGGTGGTCCACGACCCGGCATCGACCCAACGGACGTCCGCGACTGGACAGCTGGCTGCATCGCGGTCACAGATCGGCAGATCGAGGACATCTATGCAATGGTGAAGGACGGAACACCTATCCACATCTTTGCATGA
- a CDS encoding cation-translocating P-type ATPase, with product MPSDTHHHDHDHAEDDQANGGNCCGSAGTCGDIEPTTPAPTGGRSFQVSGLDCAEEVAILNKVVGPKIGGAEHLAFDVINGRMTILDSAKSVSDGEIAELVASTGMTAKPWDAENASVDQAAHLARQRLFTALSGGFWAAGFLWHIIETGMGGALGLFAGHGEAPMPLVEAGLFAVAILFGVWLVAPKAWSSARRLSPDMNLLMVVAVAGAIGLGEFFEAATVAFFFSLSLYLESWSVGRARNAVSALLDLAPPTARVIREDGSEADVPAAQVAVGSSFIVRGGDRIPLDGEVTDGAGAVDQAPITGESALVPKERGDEVYAGTINGEGTLTVRATKAASDTVLAKIIRMVGDAHARRAPVEQWVAKFARIYTPIVMALAIAIALLPPLIFGGAWDYWFYNALVLLVIACPCALVISTPVSIVAALTASARAGVLIKGGAYVEAPGKTTALAMDKTGTITMGEPEVAAVHPLGRASAQDLMTLAAGLEARSSHPLARAILARAEADGIKVSAAEDTRTVPGRGLEGRTDGRSIWLGSDRFAEEKGFGDAIPKDLRDRIEGAGSTLVAVGDDTGVTGILELRDRIRPDAKGIVAQLHAQGVKTIVMLTGDNERTARAVAAEVGIDEVRAELLPEDKVTAIEELVETHDMVAMIGDGVNDAPAMARAHYAIAMGAVGSDAAIETADIALMTDDLGKVPWLIGHSRRTMSIIHQNIGISLATKGVFVVATAFGVASMWGAIAADVGVSLLVVANALRLLNSQEAKAPPSGGEQVGPQMTKAALAHAH from the coding sequence ATGCCGTCCGACACCCATCACCACGATCACGATCATGCCGAAGACGACCAGGCAAACGGCGGCAACTGTTGCGGGAGCGCGGGAACGTGCGGCGACATCGAGCCGACGACGCCCGCGCCGACGGGCGGGCGCAGTTTTCAGGTGTCCGGCCTCGATTGCGCCGAGGAGGTCGCGATCCTGAACAAGGTGGTTGGCCCGAAGATCGGCGGGGCCGAGCATCTCGCGTTCGACGTGATCAATGGACGGATGACTATTCTCGACAGCGCCAAGAGTGTATCGGACGGCGAAATTGCAGAACTGGTCGCAAGCACCGGCATGACCGCCAAGCCCTGGGATGCCGAAAACGCGTCGGTCGACCAGGCGGCCCATCTTGCACGACAGCGGCTGTTTACGGCGCTCAGTGGCGGCTTCTGGGCCGCGGGATTTCTGTGGCACATCATCGAGACCGGCATGGGGGGGGCACTCGGCCTCTTCGCAGGGCACGGCGAAGCGCCGATGCCACTGGTCGAGGCAGGGCTATTCGCGGTTGCGATCCTGTTCGGTGTCTGGCTCGTGGCACCCAAGGCATGGTCGTCCGCACGGAGGCTGTCGCCCGACATGAACCTGCTGATGGTGGTCGCGGTGGCCGGTGCCATAGGGCTTGGCGAATTCTTCGAGGCGGCGACGGTTGCGTTCTTCTTCTCGCTCTCGCTCTACCTCGAAAGCTGGAGCGTCGGGCGTGCGAGGAATGCGGTCTCGGCGCTCTTGGATCTTGCACCACCGACGGCGCGCGTGATCCGCGAAGACGGAAGCGAGGCCGACGTTCCGGCGGCTCAAGTCGCCGTAGGCTCAAGCTTCATAGTACGCGGTGGCGACCGTATCCCCCTCGATGGTGAGGTGACGGACGGCGCGGGCGCGGTCGATCAGGCGCCAATCACCGGAGAGAGTGCGCTGGTCCCAAAGGAACGAGGCGACGAAGTCTATGCCGGCACGATCAACGGCGAAGGCACATTGACGGTGCGCGCCACGAAGGCCGCCTCGGACACCGTCTTGGCCAAGATCATCCGCATGGTCGGCGACGCCCATGCCCGCCGCGCGCCGGTGGAGCAATGGGTGGCGAAGTTCGCCCGCATCTACACGCCTATCGTCATGGCTCTCGCCATTGCAATTGCCCTGCTGCCGCCGCTCATTTTCGGTGGGGCCTGGGATTATTGGTTCTACAATGCACTCGTGCTGCTAGTGATCGCCTGCCCGTGTGCTCTGGTCATCTCGACACCGGTCTCCATCGTCGCCGCACTCACCGCTTCAGCGCGGGCCGGAGTGCTGATCAAGGGCGGTGCATATGTTGAGGCACCGGGCAAGACCACTGCACTGGCCATGGACAAGACCGGCACGATCACCATGGGCGAGCCCGAGGTGGCGGCGGTGCATCCGCTGGGTAGAGCATCGGCGCAGGATCTGATGACCCTCGCCGCGGGGCTCGAGGCACGTTCCTCGCATCCCTTGGCGCGCGCCATTCTCGCGCGGGCAGAAGCCGACGGCATCAAGGTGTCCGCCGCAGAAGATACCCGAACCGTTCCTGGTAGGGGACTTGAAGGACGCACTGACGGCCGGTCGATCTGGCTAGGGTCGGACCGGTTTGCCGAGGAGAAGGGTTTCGGTGACGCCATTCCGAAGGATTTGCGCGACCGCATCGAAGGGGCTGGCAGCACCCTTGTTGCCGTGGGCGACGACACCGGCGTGACCGGCATCCTGGAATTGCGCGACCGTATCCGCCCCGACGCCAAGGGCATCGTGGCACAGCTCCACGCGCAAGGCGTGAAGACCATCGTCATGCTGACGGGCGATAACGAGCGGACGGCGCGCGCCGTTGCAGCCGAGGTCGGCATCGACGAGGTCCGCGCCGAGCTTCTGCCCGAAGACAAAGTGACAGCCATCGAAGAACTGGTCGAAACGCATGACATGGTGGCCATGATCGGCGACGGGGTGAACGACGCCCCCGCCATGGCGCGGGCGCATTACGCCATCGCGATGGGTGCTGTTGGTTCGGACGCGGCAATCGAGACTGCGGATATTGCCCTGATGACCGACGACCTTGGCAAGGTGCCTTGGCTGATCGGTCATTCGCGCCGGACAATGTCGATTATCCATCAGAACATCGGTATTTCCTTGGCGACCAAGGGCGTTTTCGTTGTCGCTACCGCGTTTGGAGTGGCATCGATGTGGGGCGCTATTGCAGCCGACGTAGGAGTGTCATTGCTGGTGGTGGCCAACGCCCTGCGCCTGCTGAACAGCCAAGAGGCCAAGGCGCCTCCGTCCGGCGGTGAACAGGTTGGTCCACAGATGACAAAGGCCGCGCTTGCCCATGCACATTGA
- a CDS encoding DUF2793 domain-containing protein: MSDATTHLLLPHILAAQAQKHVTHNEALRILDGLVQLSVIDRDLAAPPASPADGDRYIVGSGATGDWASWDLNVALWTDGAWLRLPPRTGWRAWVEDEGLLLVYDGSGWVGTTPAALQNLALLGLGTTADASNPFSAKLNAALWTAKTLAEGGTGDLFYTMNKEAAGDDLGLTLQTGFVTKALVGLFGSDSFRLAVSADGSTFFDGLSVDNANGIVDQPRLPRFKAYTNYDNYVGVGTWTKIGLNNTDYNDQGAFDAANNHFVAPSDGTYLFGATLLYKINASATARMRGRLVLNGTTEIRGSLGEISATHVSLATAIWLQTMVPLTAGDTVELQGYFRVADGYFAADHTSFWGAKIG, encoded by the coding sequence ATGTCCGACGCCACCACCCATCTCCTGCTGCCCCATATCCTGGCGGCGCAGGCCCAGAAGCACGTCACCCACAACGAGGCGCTGCGGATCCTCGACGGGCTCGTTCAGCTCTCTGTTATCGATCGGGACCTGGCAGCACCCCCTGCGAGCCCCGCCGACGGCGACCGCTACATCGTCGGCTCGGGCGCGACAGGCGACTGGGCCAGCTGGGACCTAAACGTCGCACTCTGGACCGATGGCGCCTGGCTCCGCCTGCCCCCACGGACCGGCTGGCGGGCGTGGGTCGAGGACGAGGGGCTGCTGCTGGTCTATGACGGGTCAGGTTGGGTAGGAACCACGCCGGCCGCGCTGCAGAACCTTGCGCTGCTGGGACTCGGCACGACGGCCGATGCGTCGAATCCGTTCTCGGCCAAGCTGAACGCGGCGCTCTGGACCGCGAAGACCTTGGCCGAGGGCGGCACCGGCGATCTGTTCTACACCATGAACAAGGAGGCTGCGGGCGACGATCTCGGCCTGACGCTGCAGACCGGCTTCGTGACCAAGGCGCTGGTGGGGCTGTTCGGCTCGGACAGTTTCCGGCTCGCCGTCTCCGCCGACGGCAGCACCTTCTTCGACGGGCTGAGCGTCGACAACGCGAACGGCATCGTCGATCAGCCCCGGCTGCCGCGGTTCAAGGCGTACACCAACTACGACAACTATGTCGGCGTAGGAACCTGGACGAAGATCGGCCTGAACAACACCGACTATAACGATCAGGGGGCGTTCGACGCCGCGAACAACCATTTCGTGGCGCCTTCGGATGGCACCTACCTCTTCGGCGCGACGCTGCTTTACAAGATCAACGCCAGCGCCACGGCCCGCATGCGCGGGCGGCTCGTGCTGAACGGCACGACGGAAATCCGCGGCTCCCTCGGCGAAATCTCCGCCACCCATGTCTCGCTAGCCACCGCGATCTGGCTGCAGACCATGGTCCCGCTCACTGCGGGCGACACCGTCGAGTTGCAGGGGTATTTCCGGGTCGCGGACGGCTACTTCGCGGCTGACCACACCTCGTTCTGGGGCGCGAAGATCGGCTGA
- a CDS encoding L,D-transpeptidase: MLTRRHFVRSTTALFSASVSGPLLADTWPTEAQKAAWDAQVTPPNYVPETSNPWGLHPRFLPQRVVAKDGLVPGDIHVDAVARYLYHIEEGGTAMRYGVAIGRGDLYEPGIYTIQRKVEWPHWTPTQNMIEREPEIYAQFEGGVEPGPENALGSRAMYLYVGDRDTYLRIHGTPFPQSIGSRASSGCVRMVMAHINSLYPRVEIGSTAYLYSAEGSLAAPEVGDLW; this comes from the coding sequence ATGCTGACAAGACGACACTTCGTTCGATCAACCACAGCGCTGTTTTCAGCGTCGGTCTCCGGCCCACTCCTCGCCGATACCTGGCCCACCGAGGCGCAGAAGGCTGCCTGGGATGCACAGGTGACGCCTCCAAATTATGTCCCCGAAACCTCCAATCCTTGGGGTCTGCACCCGCGGTTCCTGCCGCAACGAGTCGTCGCGAAGGACGGTCTCGTACCGGGAGATATCCATGTCGATGCGGTCGCGCGATATCTCTACCATATCGAGGAGGGTGGAACCGCTATGCGTTATGGCGTGGCGATCGGGCGTGGCGACCTCTACGAACCGGGTATCTATACGATACAGCGCAAGGTCGAGTGGCCGCACTGGACCCCGACCCAGAACATGATCGAGCGGGAACCGGAGATTTATGCGCAGTTCGAGGGTGGTGTGGAACCCGGGCCCGAGAACGCGCTCGGATCGCGGGCCATGTACCTCTACGTCGGGGATCGCGACACATATTTGCGGATTCACGGTACCCCGTTTCCGCAAAGTATCGGCAGCCGAGCCAGCTCGGGTTGCGTCAGGATGGTGATGGCGCACATCAACAGTCTCTATCCACGTGTCGAGATCGGCTCGACGGCGTATCTCTATTCGGCGGAAGGCAGCCTTGCGGCACCAGAGGTTGGCGACCTGTGGTGA